Genomic window (Leptolyngbyaceae cyanobacterium):
AAAATCAATATTTTCAATAATTTCCGGTACGGGATTCGGATAGTTTATTTGATAAAGGTTGATGGCATTAATTAGTTGTTTGGCATAATCATGAGCGTATTTGAGGTTACCATCAATAAAATTAATTGGATTGTTGATTTCGTGGGTTATGCCTGCCATTAGTTGGCCTAAAAAAGACATCTTTTCACTGAAAATTAATTGTGCTTGAGCTTTTTGTAGTTCGGCTGTCCGTTCTTCTACTTTTGATTCCAATAATTCATTCATTTCATGTAAGTGAGCATTTTTTTCTGCCAACTCTTTCGCCAAATAACGCAGCTTCAAATGTAGATTAACTCGTGCCATTAACTCGTCCGGTTGGAACGGTTTTGTAACGTAGTCTACCGCGCCCAAAGACAAGCCTTTTACTTTATTTTCTGTTTCGGCTAAAGCAGTCATAAAAATTATCGGTAAATCTTGATATTTGGGATTACTTTTCACAATTTCACAAGTAGTAAAACCGTCAATTCCCGGCATCATCACATCAAGTAAAACCAAATCCGGGTTACCGACTTCTAATTTTTCGATCGCGCTTTCACCGTCTTTAGCAACTAGAACCCTAAATCCATCCTGTTTCAATAGGTCGTAAAGAACTTTAATATTAGTAGGGTTATCATCAACAATTAGTACCGTACTCTGTTCTAGGAATTTCATATTTTTATTCCACTAGATAAACACGATTACGTAAAAGCAGTTTTTCTCTGATTTTATCAACAATTTAAAAGTGGATTTTTTCCTGAATTTAAACTCTCCTATTATTAAATACCTAATTTTAATTTGCACTGTTTAGACAAGTTTGTGCGAGAAGATAGAGAATTTAAGGAGAACTTAAGAAAATTTGCCATCAAATTTACGACTTTTCTACCACTTTTATGTTAACCGAAGTTGGCCGTAAATCTTGAAATCAAGATATCGCATATATTTCAGGCTTTACTTTTTCATGATTCCGCTTTTTCTATCAAAAAAATATAATCAATTGAATAGTAAGGCTTTTATAATATACTCTAAGGAAAGTAAAAAATAGCAGTAAATTTTTACACAAATAGGGGCGTTCGCGTAGGGTTTCCCTACAAATTACTCGCAATTTTATTATA
Coding sequences:
- a CDS encoding response regulator; amino-acid sequence: MKFLEQSTVLIVDDNPTNIKVLYDLLKQDGFRVLVAKDGESAIEKLEVGNPDLVLLDVMMPGIDGFTTCEIVKSNPKYQDLPIIFMTALAETENKVKGLSLGAVDYVTKPFQPDELMARVNLHLKLRYLAKELAEKNAHLHEMNELLESKVEERTAELQKAQAQLIFSEKMSFLGQLMAGITHEINNPINFIDGNLKYAHDYAKQLINAINLYQINYPNPVPEIIENIDFSELNYIKEDLLNLIISMKEGTKRISEINQSMRSFSRSDAQNKLLFNPHEGLDSTLLLFKHRLKSNEIRPSIKVIKEYDILPEINCYPGPLNQVFMNLLANAIDAVEETNIGRTVAEIKANPNQITIRTKFQQENNMVIISISDNGIGMKPENQSKVFEQFFTTKLPNKGTGLGLTIARHIVEDKHGGTLSFISSPGKGTEFTVTLPVK